The Vanessa tameamea isolate UH-Manoa-2023 chromosome 8, ilVanTame1 primary haplotype, whole genome shotgun sequence DNA segment TTTGCTGGATAAAGCAAAAGTGGTGTATGTGGCCCGTGACCCGAGAGATGTTGTGGTATCGGTGTACCATTTCTGCAAGATGCATAAAATTCATGGCGCCCCAGACAACTTTAAAACGTTTTGGAATTATTTCAGGAAAGGTTTACGTAAGTACGaactgtgtttttaattttacaaatatgaaactattatgacaaaataatatgaGTTTGTAAAAATGTTCAGTATAGAGCTATTCTGTGAGCACGATCGACGAGGATATGCTACATTAACTATAATATCTATTACATTTAGAGGCGTGGAAAATGGCGTGACAATCACTCGGTTTTCGACATTTCAAGCGCGTGACACTAAAAAATAACACCTGTTACATATGCACAGGTGTTTATAATCCTtacaaaattaactaaaacCACACCATTCGTGAACTCAATCATCTATTTCTccacattatatatgtaaataaactgaCCCAAATTACATGATGTTAATATtgtatgattgttttttttttatagattattatgCCCCTATCTTCGAACACGTCAAAGAAGCCTGGAATGAAAGAAACCATCCCAacatgctatttattttttacgaagaATTGCAAGAGGTAaggaaaattatttcatattcatcCAACTATTAAGGAGAACACAAGCAATACTCCTCCAAAATTAGACATACGCTGTCATTAATACTATAATGTGCTAGTTAAACCTGAGGGTACTTAAGTATTAGGTAACGCCACCGCAGCAAGGAATAATTCTGCGAATGCGCTAATATACCTAGagtaggttttatttattttatatttaaaaaataataataaaaagtaaaactttacatatattggcgatttttttttttggtgttgTGGCGATAACACGTAAGATAGGTATGTAGAAATCTGAGATTATCAAGCAAGTAAGAATTTAGAAATGTAAGGAAGAGAaatcgtttaatttatattggaatGAAATGGTGAGACACGAAAGTATTAGAAAAGTAGTAAGTAATATTCTCGAATAATCTAAAGAAATTTTGAAATGGCTGAATGCTGTAAATGAGAATAAAGGTTATGGGAATGAGGAAAAGGAACTATACACTAGTTGCgaggaattaaattataagcgaAAAAAGGCAATCCTTTTTAGAGTTTATTTTCTAGAGTTGTGGCGTGAGAGAGGTTTCATCAATCGCTGAAGATAAAAGTTTAAGAGAATATATTCTGCATAAGAAAAAAGGAAAGAAATATAATggatatttatagtaaaatgtataaaaaaataaataagggaCTACTCATACACACAAACACAGTATCGTTGAAAGGATTCTTTTCAtagtttaatgaataaataaaattcttgaaATGTATATGGAATTTTAAAATCTACCTACAATGTAGATATCATTGTAGGCATAAAGAGAGTTATGTACCTACTGTTGAGTAGGTCTCGCTTTCGCAATAATACGGATACGACTAAGACAAAAAAGAATAAGGGTGTACGAAAGATTATATGTGCAAGGGTAACTAAGGACATTAATGAATGACAAAAACACTTCACGCTGTTCTCAAATGCATGGGTATGCAATAGGAGAATATGTGCTTATATCTAAGCGCATGGTCATGGTTCAATTATTGTTTGCACAAAAATTTACGATATTGTGCATTTATTCATTGGCAGAGGCAAAAGAcattctttttatttacaagattaTTGTTCAACTTGCACTGCATAGATTTTGTAACGAGTGTCATATTACAACGCTGAATGATTTCAGCATTAAGTTTTACTGTTATATTAAtagacttaaaatatttattattacagaatctTCCAGCAGTTGTTAGGAACGTTGCTTCGTTTCTGGGAAAAAAAGTTACCAATGAACAAGTTCAGCAGATCTGTGATCATCTGAGcttcaataattttaagcaCAACAAAGCTGTTAATCACTCTTTgctcaaaaaaattaactttgtcAACACCGATCAGACTTTCATCCGAAAAGGTTTGTTTAAGGCCGATTTTcgaaataacaatactaagaattatagttataaataatttcaattacattcaattaactactaaataaataatatgaaaaagaaACAGTAATATGtgactgttttattttatagcttcaataaaaaatcttatatattttaggtaaaGTTGGAAGTTGGCGCGAATATTTCGACGAGGAAATGGAGATGCAAGCTGACGAATGGTTTACAATTAACCTTCGTGACTCTGATTTAGTATACCCAACATTTCCCACTAagtgtattttataagtaatattatttaatattaactattcaacttcaatatttattgatatggtcaacttaaacttatatttaatcaacatgattatttaaaaaaaaatgtgcattAACACCACACCCCTAATACTCCcttaagaatgtttttttaaatcaatacatattatataagggGTGCTTTAAGTACCTATTTAGTTAATACATGCACTATATCATTTGcgtatgatattattttgtaatatagtatttaaaaaatctgtaaataaaaatatatttttttttttttttaatttatttaaaatggtaaGTTACACTGTTTatcataaaatcatatttataaacgagCCTTTTATTTAATGAGTATTATgaatttaacacaaaaatattgactatctaaaatttaataatcttgGCTTCAATACAGtatgatatttgaatatttatttactaatagtCATTTATCTTGTACAATTTATActcatctatttatttatacattaaccaCTGTCTTTTACTGGTAGTTTTATCAGActgattttgttaataatttaagaatttatttgaatttatagctACATCTAACATATTgctaaaattaacaaataaaacatcttgtacatatattttcaatttttttttagaataatttaatattttgtaaaactgtACTTTGTTATTTTCAACACATCATTTAGTTACTGAACatatttgctataaaataaactaaaagcatgatcatagttttatttcattgataacCCAAactattataatctaataactATGTACACTTCATATACCCCCTTTAAAGTATAagcactaatatattttaaactcatatgtataaaatactgataaatatttcataaagttaTTGATTTAAGCACATTTGTTTTGAGCATCAGAGAACTTTTGGCAGAGTAACAAATTGTGTCTTAGCTAATGTGTCttttgattgaaaatatttgtcttCAGCTCAACAagaaaacaaagaaattaaatcaTCTTCTCAGCATTTATGTGACACAAATGACCTACAGTTAAAACCGTTTATGGCGACATCGTTTAAAACAACATATCGATTATATTGACCAAAATCGAAGGTCCTGGCTGAATACTGTATAACTGTCTTGTCATAAATATTGCAATTCACGACATTGCTTACTACGAAATACCGCATTAAACGAccacatttggctaatgttttcggagaattatatctgtagaacaaccagctgagcagtattgtaaacaattactacTGAAGCGGACAAGTTTATTGATGTAGATAGTTCTATTGCGATTTGTGCACTGACTACGGAAGATGATATTGTACAAGAAGTTCAAGAAGAAAATGATGAACTGAAGAACAATTTACAGTGCCAACTTTGAATGATAGTCTCAATGCTGTTAGTGTATTATGCAAGATTGTTCTTTTCAATGAACAGTTTCACATGCAGGAAAATTATAAGATACGCTGATTAAACTCcaaagtgaattacaaaatgtgtatacaagacagaagtgttccaaacaaactaaaactacagattttatgcatacaggaaaatgacattgttctttcttaatatgtttatgttttgattgaaataaacgaaatataatttaatttcatacattaatatattctacctaTTAAAACCAATGACCTACATATTCAATAAtaccacttcataaaaaaataagcaccaCCGGTTGTAACAACTATCggtttttacgactaaatatgagtcccttcaatgtcgttataacagattttgactgTATATCTACATGCAACTAGTCAAAATGTGGCATTATTGGATTtggctaatttttatttaatatcaagtgttaatatattataagggcTATAAACTTGAACATGGCAGTTGAAAAGTGTCTTGTTATATCTATATAGCATATTCAAATAATAGcagtaaagataaataacaaaCCACCTTGAATTGTCATAACATCATTGGTCAAGATCTAAAATAACATAtagtattaattatggatttgtAAAATAAGAGCATTTTAAAAGTTGGCATaattacttttgaatatttgtatgtttaatcAAAGCGGATGgtgctatattaaaaataaagatatattaggtAATCTAGAACTATTTTTAGCTGAGATATGAATCggaggtttgtttatctgtacTTCATTTGCCACTGGAATAGGCTACATTTAATCTGTCACTCTGTTGAGTTCTCCGTTACAAGGAATACTATATAAATTCACatacacatattttaatttaaacaaatgtacaCAAACTGGtttattaaatgcaaataacAAAGATATCAGTTCAAAAAGTATATTCTGAACACTGTCTTCACATAAAATATActcatatattacaattaataataatgtctgtgaaaactatataaaattaaggtcatatatgcatttatatttattagcacATCACTAACACTGACACACAGCTCACATTTTCATTATGTTTATGTCCTTTGCTTTGTATAAAGtctatatatttgaaaaccaaaaattttaacttttggtCATACCTCAGTCTGTTTTTAATCTTTTCGCGGGTGTTGTGGTACCACTGCTCTGTGAATTGGAGTCTTCAGAAAAGTTCATGTGCGTCGAGGTGAAGTCTGTGGGGCCCTGAGAATCACTTACTGTTGAGAAACCTGGAAGCAAATGATGaaagtgaaattattttatattatttctttaatatttcaatcttagaggtaaataaataaataaaaggatcatacaaagaatttaatttagtctttttgataataaatacatttaaaagtttttaaaattgaataactcTTTctcaattcttataataattctgTAAATTATAAGTGAATTTTGATgctttgctataaaaataaatcatttcttaAAGAATATTTCAGAGTAATGGTCAACACAtatgctatatatttattaaaaaatatatgaatgaaaCTTACATGTATTCGAGTCCTCTGCCATTCCGAAATTGGAATTAGAAGAGTCGTGCATTTTTTTGGGTGTTAGTGTGTTCTCTTTATTTTCTCGTTTCGCTGCATGTTTCTTCTTCTGTTCATTCGTGGATATCGGCACCCATTTGTATATCTTCATGGTTGTTTCCCCAATAGTCACCCATTTTTTCTCCCTACAATtcggtttaatatataatttaatctttatatgtcaatacattattatattatattttttatcaaatgaagATGTGTAGCTTACCAATGGCGAACTTTTTCAACAGCTTGCATGACTCTTTtgatatcatctttcacacggTTCCTAGTTTCGGCACGCACGGAACGAGACATTGTactataagttatattaaaatactactgaattaaaattattaaacttttaataaaaatctaaaattatttcattacattaaattaaacacaactGGCGTTCTTTCGCATTTGGGTAAATCCGCCATTTATGAAATTGACAGTTCCTTTTTGACAAGACATTAACTGGATTTcgttataaatttgtttgtatactaaaaaatatgtaaattttattcgatatttttagtaaacaatacttcattaattatattttatttttaatttacattttgttagaaatcagaaaaaaatgtatactatagacaattgataaaatatcttTAGCAATTACGAAACGTCGTAGTTCAATAAAGAAATATGATTGGAGGAATTTCTAGAAATGGTGTGCGAaccaatgaaattattttaatttaatacagtaaatcGAAGTAcagtattaaaaagtaatagagAACAAAAACATGCAAAaatcataaatgaaaaattttacaGGTATATTCTgccgaaaaaataaataaaaatacagtttatgtaatgtaatataatgttgCTTTAAAACAGgtaagattatttaatgtgggatattttaaactttccttatatgcttaaaaaataaaatatatctgaaattCAGCGCATATCTCATATTCAGCGGCTGTCATTTGTTTTACGtcttaaaaggttttttttgtaatgtataaaatatataaatagtttaaagttTACATAAATTTTCACGCGGCTCGGACTGCAGGGATGTGTTTGTGATGTCTATGATGCAACGGAATGATAAGGTGCACtagatttacatttatgtaGTGCTCAATGTTTTGCTTTTCTGCACTTTACTCATATTCATTAGCTAACTCGTTGTGGTGtaatacttgttttatttctcTTATAATATGCTATAACCTAGTGAAAGATACTCTGTAACAAATTCAGTCAACCACATCAGCTGTTAATATCAGTTTAATTATGAAACCTATAAACTATTCTTCCTTCAACCTAATATACCATAGTGCAATTCATTTTTAGCTCATGTTaaacttttattgatttttctcTATTGTGTGGATCACATATAGGTTATTTGtggtagaaaaaatatattatcttctcGTTAACACGAGAGAGGAACTTTTGCCCAGCAGAGAGACATTGGCAATGAAAAAAAGTAGGATATTTACTagcaattactttaattttacgattattGTTCATTTGTGTGCGATATATACTCATGAACCATTTCAAATGCTATGATATCATCTCACTGTGTCTGTCTTGCTATGCACTCTTAtgcttgttttgtttttgttgcagTTGTACCGTGCATGTTGTGTTTGAACCATAGAAGtggtattgtaattatataattggcaTTGTCCAGTGTAAGGTACAGCTAACGAACACAGTGCATCTTTCCTTCCCGTATGGCTGCATATGTTAACCGTACAATATCGATGATGGCTGGCGACGGGCCTCATAATGTCGCTATGAACAATGGGACTGTTCGTGTCAATATGTCAAATGTGGATTCGCCTCTACAGATATTTGTAAGAGCCAAAAAGAAGATTAATGACATATTTGTTGAAATTGATGATTATGTCAAGGATGCAGTTACATTTATGCATGgtaagtttgtatttataataatataattatgttaatagtaAAATCTCTAGCCAAATCATTGTTTAATCTTTTCTTACATACATTGATGTAATAGTATTgaagaaattattgtttataatgagTAAAATTTCTTTTAATGACTATGAATTTAGCAAATCACTTCACAGAATTTGTAATTATCTGATTTAAGAAGAAGGAGCATTGTTTATAATGAATTTACTATAAACAAATTCATGatgctttaatttataaattttctaaataattctcCCCTGTGTCctactaattttattgttaatactaAGAGAGTAATCTtcagaccaaaaaaaaaacaacagaaacTGTACAAAGACTCAACTCAATCAGATGAATGgtactttaatacatttaacataGATCAAAACAAgcactaatttttatataaaagataatttaatgtcaatctatagtataatttattcaactaCTTACAACCTCAAAAGATTATCTTTTGTAGCCCATTCTGTTTATCACAATAATGTGACAAGAAGAGTAAATCTTatcagaaattatttaatattacctaaaatgaaatttgtttcaatataaaattatttgacttacaattattttaaagtgaagATGCTGCTTTACGAATGgcgaaaaataacaatataatggaTAATtccattacatttaatatagatttattatatagtaaatagttttagtaaattctttttaatatttataattattataacttccTCATTGGATttgtacaattgttttttttttttctaataatgtgTTACCAGTTGATAAAT contains these protein-coding regions:
- the LOC113404763 gene encoding sulfotransferase 1A1-like, whose amino-acid sequence is MNQCNLYNKLYIFHQTMVKQRKEFPHKIEDVDPKLAEELMKHYTGELTGFVRVGPKGYFFPHKYKECAAEFYNMSVKPDDIFINTFPRSGTTWTQEMIWLLQNNLDFERAKNTPLALRYPFLDFSMLVHPELEKQMFEENKQDEEKLNIVKIANMPGVEKVENVPSPRFIKSHLPLSLLPPTLLDKAKVVYVARDPRDVVVSVYHFCKMHKIHGAPDNFKTFWNYFRKGLHYYAPIFEHVKEAWNERNHPNMLFIFYEELQENLPAVVRNVASFLGKKVTNEQVQQICDHLSFNNFKHNKAVNHSLLKKINFVNTDQTFIRKGKVGSWREYFDEEMEMQADEWFTINLRDSDLVYPTFPTKCIL
- the LOC113404770 gene encoding B-cell CLL/lymphoma 7 protein family member A codes for the protein MSRSVRAETRNRVKDDIKRVMQAVEKVRHWEKKWVTIGETTMKIYKWVPISTNEQKKKHAAKRENKENTLTPKKMHDSSNSNFGMAEDSNTCFSTVSDSQGPTDFTSTHMNFSEDSNSQSSGTTTPAKRLKTD